TCGGTTGCGAAGCTTGCGCCAACCATGGCCTTCATCGGCAAAGCGGACATAGTCCGCACGGATCCCATTATCCCGCAAGGCACGCACCATGACTTCGGTTTCGTGCAGATCGATGCGTGGATCCATGGCCCCATGCGAATAGAGCACGGGCACACGAATCTGGTCGGCTTTCGCGATGGGGGAAATCTCCGTATAGAAGTCACGCCACTGCGGGTTGGTAATGTCGCCATATTCGATCCGGTCGCTGGCTTTCAGGCCGGGGCTGGCGATTTCCAGCGCCGTGACCCAGTCGCCGACGCCGAACAGGCTGACACCCGCATCGAATGCATCGGGATAATCGACCAGCACCGCATTGACCATATAGCCGCCATAGGATCCGCCCTGCACGGCGGCACGGGAGGTATCGACCCGGCCATCGGATTCAAGCCAGTCCAGCATGTCGACCAGATCGCGCACGCTATTCAAGCGCTTGCGGCGGTCATCCAGTGTTACATAGGTCCGCCCGAACCCGGTCGAGCCGCGCACATTGGGGCGGAACACGGCGATGCCGCGCGACAGCAGATATTGGACCGTCCCGTTCCAGTTCGGGCGCGCCTGCGCCGTCGGCCCGCCATGCACCATGAACAGCACAGGCGGGTTTGAAACCCCGTCCGGCAGGTAGAGCAGGCCCTGAAGGTCGACCCCGTCGCGGGCCGGCATGTGGACAGATTTTGGCTGAATCAGATCGCGTGGTTCGAGGCCGTCATAGTTGGAGGCGAAGACGCGGCGGGCTTTCAGCGTTTCGAGATCGACCGAATAGAGGTCCCCGGGCGTATCGGCACCCGATATGCGGATCAGGCCGGTTCCGTCGATGCAATCGATCGCGTAAACGCCTTTGGGCAGCCCATTGACGGGTGTTCCTGGGCCGCGCCTCAGAGGCGCGGTGAACAGGCTCGAAAAACCGTCCCGATTTTCAGTAAACAGAATCTGTTCTCCGCAGACACCGACCTGATCGATATCGACTGAACGGCGCAAACGCTGTTCATATTCGCCTGAAAGGCCGATCCGCTCCAGCGCGGAAAATTCATGATGTCGATTGGTTGCAAGGATGAGGGCGCGAGAGCGCGTATAAGTGACCCCGGCGTCCGTATGGTTGGCGCGCGGGCTCGGGGCGCTCAGGACGGTGCGTTCGCCCGTTTCAAGATCAAGCACGAACAGCTTGTCGCTGTCTTGGCCGACAGCTTCTGAAATAATCGCAGTGGAGCCGTCCGGCGCGACGGCTTGAACATAATTGCCAAACTGCCCTTTAAAGACACGGCGCGTTTCGCCTGTGCTGACATCAGCCGTGTAAATGTCATAGTCGAGCCCGTTGCGTTCCGTCGAAGCGTAGACGATCGTCCCGCCATCGCCCGTAAAGTCGCCGAATTGGCGGAAGCCCTGATCTGTTGCGGGCAGGAGCAGGCGCGGGTCTGACCAACCGTCCCGCGTCGGTTCGATCAGCCAGTAATTTTCTCGCTCATCACCATTATTGTCAGCCCCGTAGATCAGCGCACCCGTGGGCGAAAATTCAAAGAAGGTAATGCCAGAGCCTTGACTGACTTGCTCCAGCGTCGCCTGCGGGTCATCTGCGCGTGCATCCATGACGTAGATCTGGCGCGTTCCCGTCAGGGATAGTCGCGTTGCAATCGTCTGTCCATCCGGCGACAGGCGTGACGGCCCGGCCCCATAGGCGAGCACATAAGGCGCGACCGGACTGTCGAGATCGTCATAGCTGCCATCCGGCTCCATGAATGAGAGCGGCGTTTCAACCGTCGCGGCGGGTTCAGGTTCAAGGGTCGTATCCGGGGAACAGGCCCTCAGAAGCGAGGCAGCAAGCAAAAGAGTCAGGCTCTGTTTCATGGGCAGGCTTGCACCACAAGGAGGGCTGCCATGCAAGGATGGGCGGCTCACAAGGCTTGCTCGCCGGAAATCACGCGATTATGGGGCGCGAATGGACGTCTGGTTCGACATGGCTGTATTTGCGTCCGCTTTTGCGACGCTGTTCGTGATCATCGACCCGCCCGGTTGTGCGCCGATCTTTGCGACGCTGACGCAGGGCACGTCGAAAGCGCATCAGCGCACCATGGCCTTCAAGGCCGTCGGGGTCGCCTCCGTCATCCTGATCGGCTTTGCCTTTGTCGGCGAATGGCTGTTCGGCAAGCTCGGCATCAGTCTGGATGCATTGCGCATCGCAGGCGGTGTGATGCTGTTCATCATCGGTCTGAACATGGTATTCGAAAAGCGCACGGAAAAGCGCGAAGACCGGGCCGAGGACCTGCTGGAAGATATTGAAGATCCTGAAGATATCTCCGTCTTTCCGATGGGTATTCCAATGATCGCCGGGCCCGGCACGATGGCCTCGCTCCTGCTGATGATGGGCGATCAGAACGACCGTTCCGGCGAAATCGCCGTGATGACCGCGCTGATTGCCGTCCTGCTTATCACGCTGGTCAGCTTCCTGCTCGCCGCGCCGCTCCTTCGGCTGATGGGCAAGACCTTCACCAATGTGCTGACCCGCGTCCTTGGCGTCCTGCTGGCCACCCTCGCCTCCCAATTCGTCCTCGACGGCATCCAGGGCGCACTGTTCTAGTGCCATAAAAAAGCCCGGTTCTTGGACCGGGCTTTTTCTCATCTGGTGACCGTCCTGAAGGGTTAAGCGGCTTCCTTGTTCCCCAGCTTTTCCTGAACCTCTGGCACTTCCCAGTCGCTCGGCATGCGGGAGAAGTCGAAGAAGGGCTGGTCGTCGCCTTCGTCGATCGCCTTCTGGACCTGTGCGTAGAAGCCTTCACCCGCCATTTCGGAAAAGGTGATTTCCATGTCGCGAACTTCGCCCTGTGTTTCGGGGCGCTCGCAATATTCCGGGAAGGTCGCTTCGCCGGCATGACCGGTCGCATAGCCCTTGGCGAACATCTGCTTGAGAATGCCGAAGCCGTCATCCTGAATGATGACGTCGCCGCGCGGGTGACCACCCAGCGATTTCATGTGATCGATGAAGTTATCGAGCGAGTAGCAGTTATAGGCAACGTGCTGGCAGCTATGATCGCCATGCTTCTCGACGAAGTTGGTGACCTGGCTCTTCTCTTCACGGTCAATGCCTTCGATCAGGGCGATACCGAAATTACCGTAATCGATGCACCAGATCTTCATGGAGGATTTTCCGTTTGGATCGACATCGTCGATGCGCTTGATCAGCGTGCCGCCCTCGACCTCGATGTGGAACCAGGCCCACTGCTCGATCGTGCCTTTTTCACAGGCATAGGAAATATGGTCGACATTTTTGAGGTAGCTCATGGGGCTCTCCATTCGTGTGATGACAATGTACAGAAATTCGTCACGCGCATTATAGTGTAGCCTGCGCGCGGTTTCGCTGCTATTTCCCGTCTGATTATCGATGATCGTGCAGGAATTCATATGGATATCGCCGATAAACGCATTATTCGCGCGCTGAGGGATGATGGGCGATTATCGTGGGTGCAGCTCTCCGCGCTGGTCAATCTGTCGCCATCCGCCTGTCAACGACGCGTCGAAGCGCTTCAGGCATCCGGGATCATCCGGCGGTTTACGGTCGATCTCGATCCGCTGGCGATCGGCGCGACGATCCATGCGCTCATCCAGATCAAGGTGGAGCGGCAGGACACGGACACGGCGATGGCCTTTCGTGACCGCATTTCCAGCTATCCGGAAGTGTCGGGCTTTTACAAACTGTCCGGCAATATTGACTATCTGGCCCATGTGCATGTGGCGGACATTCCGGCCTTGTCGGATTTTCTCGATCGGCGCGTTCTGGCGCTGCCTGGCGTGGTCGATGCCAGTTCCGCCATCGTGCTGGACGATCTGCCCGCAAGATACCGTCCGGTCTGATCAGATCCCGGATGCGTCTCGTCGCGATTTGACGCGCCGCTCGACTTGCCCCATGGCGCGGCTCATGCGTCATCTGTTGCTCGGCTCTGCCTGTCTTTTCCTGATCGCCTGTTCCAGCGTACCCGACCGTTCGGACATTCTGCAGACCCCGCAAGGCCCGGTGCAGGGCATCGTGTCGGACAATCCGGACATCGTCTCCTATCAGGGCATTCCGTTCGCTGCCCCGCCAGTCGGTGCGCTTCGCTGGGCCCCGCCCGCCCCGGCTCCGCGCTGGACCGAGGTCCGCGACGCATCCGCCTTCGGCACGCGCTGCATGCAGGCGACAGATGTGGAGGGAGGGTTCTTCAACCGTCTGATCGACGGGCATGGTCTGGGCTGGTTCAAGCGCTTTGCTATCAAGCGGGTTGTCGGCGCGATGGACCCGCCGCCAGTCAGCGAGGACTGCCTCTATCTGAACGTGCGCGCACCCAAGGACGCGACCGACGCACCCGTCATGGTCTGGATCCACGGCGGAGGGCATCAGTTCGGCTCGAGCGATTTCGATTATTATCAGGGCAATGCCCTGCCGGAACAGGGTGTGGTTCTGGTCACACTCAATTACCGTCTCGGAGCGTTTGGCTATATGGCTCACCCGGCCCTGTCCGCCGATGATCCGCGCGGCGTGTCCGGCAATTATGGCACGCTTGATCAGATCGCGGCCTTGCAATGGGTACAGAACAACATTGCGGCCTATGGCGGCGATCCGGAGCGCGTGACGATTTTCGGTGAAAGTGCGGGCGCCTGGTCCGTCACGGAACTGATGAGCACGCCACTGGCATCCGGCCTGTTTGATCGCGCGATCCTGCAGTCCGGAGCATCGACCTATCATCTGGGTCAGCTGGACGGCGGCGGGCTCGGCTGGCCGTCCGGGCATGAGACGGGCGTGCAGGTTGCGGACGCGCTCGGCCTCACCGATCCGACCGCGGAAGAGTTACGCGCCCTTCCGGCTGACGCCATTCAGGCCGTGATCACGAACGATATGTCGGAAGGCTTCCACCATGTTCGCGACGGGGTGGTCTTTCCGAAGAATGTCGGCCTGGCCTTCCTCAGCGGCGAGATCGAAGCCGTGCCGATCCTGGCCGGTTTCAACGCCGACGAAGGCACGTTGTTCTTTCCCGATGATCCGCAGCCAACCGTCTGGCTCAACGATCTTGAGCCGGGCGATGTCGCGCAACTGAAAAACCGCCTGTCGGACCCATTCCCGACTCAGGCTACCAAAATCGTCGATCTCTACGACCTCGATACGGACTATGTGACAGGCGGCACGCAGATGATGGGTGACGAGATATTCGGTGTGAATGTGCGCTTCGCAGCCCGGCAAGCCGTCGCCGCAGGCGCGCCCGCCTGGACTTATTTCTTCTCCCGCGTTCCGCCCTCGGACAAACAGACCGTCGGAGCGTTTCATGCGGCAGAAATTCCCTTTGTCTTCGGCAGCCAAGAACCCATTCTGGGTTTGTCGGACGATGATGCGGCCCTGACCGATCTGATGGTCGGCTACTGGGCCAGCTTTGCGGCGGATGGGGATCCGAACGGTCCGGGCCTGCCGGACTGGCCGCAACATGCGGATGATGCGTGGATGCATTTCTCGGCCAATACGGGTTTGCCCGCCGCACGGGTCGAGACCGGCGTGCGACAGGAAAAGCTCGACGCGCTGGAAGAAGGTTTGCGCGTCAAGCTCGACACGCTGCGGGCGACAATCGACTAGCTGTCGTAGACGCTGTCCTTGCCGAATTCCTTGGTCAGCAGATAATAGACGACGGCGCGGTATTTGGTGCGGGATTTTTCCGCATACATATCCATGACGGATTTCAGCCGCGCATCCAGATCGTCGCTATCGTCCAGCCCGAGTTTGCCCATCAGGAAATTGCGTTTGACCGTTTCGACTTCCTTCGGGTCTGTCGCGGCGACCTTGGACGCATCATTATTGTAGATGGCCGGGCCGAGGCCTTTGGCGACTTTGCGGATCAGGTCCACATCGGGCTCAAGACCCAGCGTGCCTCTGATTTCATCGATATACTGACCGACCTTTTCGTCGAGTTTGCTCATGGAATCCTCCGATTGTTGCGCCCGTTTTCGGGCTTAACAGTCGTAACGCATCGCGGCGTGAATGGCTCCTGAACGTGTGCCGTCACTCGGGTTGCCCCTCTAGCCGCGTCTGCTAGCCATCGTTGAATGTCGCGATGGTCTGACGCGTCCGATCCACGCGCAGCTGCGTCACATCCGGGCGCGAATAATGACCCGAAGGATCGAAATTCTGACGTGCTTCGCGGACGCGGGCGGCATCGATTTTCACGACTTTCACGCCTGTCTCGCCGACCCAGGGCGCCAGCAGGAACGTGCCGTCCGGGGCGCAGATGCACGATCCGCCATTGGCTGGCATGTCACCGATCGCATCGCGCACAAAATCCGCATCCGGCATGTCGTCGCGCACATCCTCGCGCCGCATCACGGCGCAGGCGCTGATCACGAAGGAGCGGCCTTCCTTGGCCAGAACCGGCGTCAGATCTTCCGTATTGCGATCATTGCCCGGCCAACCTGCAACATGCAGATCTTCGCCCTGTGCGTAGAGGGCCGCGCGTGGCAGCGGCATCCAGTTTTCCCAGCAGTTCAGGCCGCCCGTCGTGAAGGCTCCGAGCGAATGGACGACAAGCCCGTGCCCGTCGCCCGGGCTCCAGACCAGCCGTTCTTCATAAGTCGGTTGTAGCTTGCGGTGTACGGACCGGACCGTTCCGGACTGATCGATATAGACATAGGAGCAATAGAGCGAATGACCGGACCGGTCGCGCGGACGTTCGACAATGCCGAGCCAGGCCGCCATTCCTGCCTCCCGCAACGCTTCGCAAATCCCGTCCAGATGTCCGTCTTCGATGGTCACGGATTGATCGGAATAATGTGCAAACAGCCGCTTGTTGCGATCATCGTCGAACCGCGCCCCATCGCCGCCGGACAACCAGAACGGATAGCCCGGCAGATAGCTTTCCGGAAAGCAGATCAGGTCCGCCCCTTGCGCGGCGGCATCGCCAATCGCACCGATGACACGCCGCGTGCTCTCCGCGCGGTCCAGCAGGGCCGGGGATAGCTGCGCCACGGCGACAGACAAGATTTCAGTATCGGTCACTGAATGCGTGGTCGTGGGACGGGTGCTCATCGGACGAGAGGTCATGGATAATCATCTTTCATTAAGACTGTCTGCAAAGCTCTTGGCAGGACTTTCCCGTCATACTGCTACCCTATGCTGAAACATTCATCCATTCACAGCTTCGCGCGCGACGTGAGAGGCAATATGGCCATGATGACCGCGCTCATGATGGGCGTCGTCATTCTGGGCGTTGGCGCGGCGCTCGACTTCACCCTCATGACCAATCAGTCCAGCGACCTGCAGAATATGGCGGACGCCGCAGTCTTGGCCGCTGCACGCTCCGGTGAAGAGGATGATGAGACGCTGCAGAAGATCGCTCAGGCCGTCGTCGACAATCATAATACGACCGGCGCAGAGCTGACGGTTACAGCCCGACTGGACGGCGACATCGTCGTGGTCGACATCACATCCAAACACGAGATGATCGTGCCCGGCATGCTGGGAACGGAGCCGCAAACAATTTCCGTCACCTCCGCATCGCCCCTGCCGACATCGACCCCTGTCAATCTGGCGCTTGTGCTGGATACGACGGGTTCCATGGCCGGATCGAATATAGCCGCGTTGAAGCTCGCCTCCAATGCGCTGCTCACCGAAATGGAAAGTGCGGAAGCCGAAACAAAAGTCTCGATCGTCCCATTCGGTCAATATGTGAACATCGGGTTCGAGGAAAAAAGCAAGGATAAGCGCGGCTGGATCAATCGGGGCAAGGAAGGACAAAGCTGGAAATCCTGCTGGATAAACCATGGCGGTCAGACCGTCTGCTCTAACGGCGTTCATAAGTGGCGCGGGTGCATGGGCACGCATACAGACACGAAGACCGCCGCAGGTGCCAGTGCGGGGTCCGCGAAATTTCCAGCAGCAATCGATGCATATTGCGGGTCGGAAGTCATGCCTTTATCGACCAATTTCACTGCCATGAAGACAAAGATCAACAGCCTGACGACGGGCGGCACGACCTATCTGGCGGGCGGTCTGGCCTGGGGCTGGCGCACGCTCGACAAGTCGGCCCCCTATACGGAAGCCGCCGCTTCGACCGATCCGAACCTGATGAGCGCGATGGTCTTCATGACGGACGGGGCCAATAACCGTTCGCGCGGCGACAGTTACTGGTCATCCAGTGGCGTGAAGCATAATCGCGGCAGCGATGGTGGCAAGGCGGGTCTCGACCTGACCAAGGAACTCTGCAAGAACATCAAGGCGTCCGGCGTGAAAGTCTATGTCGTGGCCTACAAGTTGCCCAACGCCAAAAGCACTGCCGACGTCCTGTCCGAATGTGCCTCCTCTCAGGACACATTCTATGAACCGGAAAGCGCGGCCGAGCTGATCGATACGTTCAAAGGTATTGCCCGCAACCTGAATGAGGCGCGACTGGTATATTATAACGGCGATTCCTGATCGGCGGCCAGCCGCCCGACGTTGGCCTAAACCCTAGCCTGTCTGGACGCTGCGCCCCGTTGGTGTCGGATTAACCCTGTTCGGAAAGCAAATCGCAGCCTTTCTGGGGTAAATCCGGGTCATGTTCAACCGACCGACACTTCGTTCTTTCGCACGGGATGTGAAAGGCAATATGGCGATGATGACAGCGCTCATGATGGGCGTGGTCATTCTCGGCGTCGGCGCTGCGCTCGACTATACGCTGATGAACAACCAGTCGAGCGACCTGCAGAATATGGCCGATGCGGCGGTCCTGGCCGCCGCACGGTCCGGTGAAGACGATCCTGCAAAGTTGCAGAAAATTGCCCAAGCCGTGGTCAACAGTCACAATGTGGACGGGCCCAAGCTGACGGTCAAAGCCCGGCTGGACGGCGACATCGTCGTCGTCGACATCACCAGTGAACACGAATTGCTGATCCCGGGTATGGGCGACGAACCCAAACGCGTTTCCGTAACATCCGCATCGCCCCGCCCGTCCACAACTCCGATCAATCTCGCACTTGTTCTGGACACGACCGATTCAATGCATGGGGCCAATATAGCCGCACTGAAACTCGCGTCATCAGCGCTTCTGACGGAAATGGAGAATGTGGAATCCGAGACCCGCGTTTCGATTGTACCCTTCTCGGACTATGTGAATATTGGTTATAAAGAAAAGGCGAAGGATAACCGCCATTGGATCGATAGGAAAGACGAAGGTCATAGTTGGAAGTCCTGTTGGGACAGGACCAACTGGAAAGGCCGGACTTGCAAGAAGGTCGGTAAGACAACTCATCCTGTCTACAAAGATGGGAAATTCATGGGAAACCAGACTCGTGATAAATGGAGCTGCACCGGCGGTTCTAAGACAATAGAACGCGTCTGCGGTACGCATACTAAAAAATGGCATGGCTGCATGGGCACGCGGGAGAACGACAAAAGAGCTCAACAAGCAGATTATGATGGCGTCAAACTACCGGTTGCTATCAACCAAACGTGCGGGACGCCGATCATGCCTCTGTCGAGCAACTTCGCTGAAATGCGCACCCGGGTACAATCTCTGTCGACCAGAGGCGAAACCTATCTGCCGAGCGGGCTTATCTGGGGTTGGCGCACGCTTGATCCTGAATTGCCTTATACCGAGGCGGCCTCCACCAGAGACCCAGAATTAATGACAGCGATGCTATTCATGACGGATGGTGCCAACACGCGCTCCCGTGGCAAAAGTTCAGGCAACTCTTCGGGAACGGATCATGAGTATAAAAAGGATGGTGGAGCGGCAGGTCTGAAACTGACCAAAGATCTTTGTGAAGCTATAAAGGACGATGGAATTCATGTCTTTGTTGTGGCCTATCAAATGCCGGGGAAGAACTCGACAGCACAGGTCCTTTCTGACTGCGCCACCGATTCTTCGACCTTTTTCGAGCCCGAAAATGCGCAGCAGCTCGTCTCCTCCTTCCGGGACATCGCCAAAATGCTGAACCAGACGCGGCTGATCTATCACGAGACCGACAGCTAATCCGGGTCGCAAACGCCCCTCACGAGGAAACAGGACAATGATGTGGGACTCATTCCGGAAGTGTCAGCGCGGCAATATGGCGATGATGACGGCAGTTTCGATGCTGGTCGTCATGCTCGGCGTTGGCGCGGCGATCGATTACGGATCCATGAATGAACGCAGCAGCAACCTGCAGAACATGGCCGATGCCGCCGTTCTCGCCGCCGCAGCGTCGGGCGAGGACAAGCACGCCGATCTGTCACAGATCGCGCGCGAGGTCATCAGGACTCATAACAAGGAGGGCTGGTCGCTCAGCGTCGATGTGCGGTTGGAGGACGATCTGCTCGTCGTCGATATCACCAACCAGTATGACCCTTTCATCATGGGAATGATGGGCAAAGACAATCACGCACTGAGCGTCACGACCGCTTCGCCGCTGGCCGGCGACACGCCGATCGAACTGGCGCTGGTTCTGGACACAACCGATTCCATGGCCGGTGCGAACATGAACGCCATGCGCGTCGCGGCGAATGCCATGCTG
This genomic window from Algimonas porphyrae contains:
- a CDS encoding carboxylesterase/lipase family protein, producing MRHLLLGSACLFLIACSSVPDRSDILQTPQGPVQGIVSDNPDIVSYQGIPFAAPPVGALRWAPPAPAPRWTEVRDASAFGTRCMQATDVEGGFFNRLIDGHGLGWFKRFAIKRVVGAMDPPPVSEDCLYLNVRAPKDATDAPVMVWIHGGGHQFGSSDFDYYQGNALPEQGVVLVTLNYRLGAFGYMAHPALSADDPRGVSGNYGTLDQIAALQWVQNNIAAYGGDPERVTIFGESAGAWSVTELMSTPLASGLFDRAILQSGASTYHLGQLDGGGLGWPSGHETGVQVADALGLTDPTAEELRALPADAIQAVITNDMSEGFHHVRDGVVFPKNVGLAFLSGEIEAVPILAGFNADEGTLFFPDDPQPTVWLNDLEPGDVAQLKNRLSDPFPTQATKIVDLYDLDTDYVTGGTQMMGDEIFGVNVRFAARQAVAAGAPAWTYFFSRVPPSDKQTVGAFHAAEIPFVFGSQEPILGLSDDDAALTDLMVGYWASFAADGDPNGPGLPDWPQHADDAWMHFSANTGLPAARVETGVRQEKLDALEEGLRVKLDTLRATID
- a CDS encoding MarC family protein; the encoded protein is MDVWFDMAVFASAFATLFVIIDPPGCAPIFATLTQGTSKAHQRTMAFKAVGVASVILIGFAFVGEWLFGKLGISLDALRIAGGVMLFIIGLNMVFEKRTEKREDRAEDLLEDIEDPEDISVFPMGIPMIAGPGTMASLLLMMGDQNDRSGEIAVMTALIAVLLITLVSFLLAAPLLRLMGKTFTNVLTRVLGVLLATLASQFVLDGIQGALF
- a CDS encoding Lrp/AsnC family transcriptional regulator, with the protein product MDIADKRIIRALRDDGRLSWVQLSALVNLSPSACQRRVEALQASGIIRRFTVDLDPLAIGATIHALIQIKVERQDTDTAMAFRDRISSYPEVSGFYKLSGNIDYLAHVHVADIPALSDFLDRRVLALPGVVDASSAIVLDDLPARYRPV
- a CDS encoding DUF2853 family protein, which codes for MSKLDEKVGQYIDEIRGTLGLEPDVDLIRKVAKGLGPAIYNNDASKVAATDPKEVETVKRNFLMGKLGLDDSDDLDARLKSVMDMYAEKSRTKYRAVVYYLLTKEFGKDSVYDS
- a CDS encoding vWA domain-containing protein, with the translated sequence MLKHSSIHSFARDVRGNMAMMTALMMGVVILGVGAALDFTLMTNQSSDLQNMADAAVLAAARSGEEDDETLQKIAQAVVDNHNTTGAELTVTARLDGDIVVVDITSKHEMIVPGMLGTEPQTISVTSASPLPTSTPVNLALVLDTTGSMAGSNIAALKLASNALLTEMESAEAETKVSIVPFGQYVNIGFEEKSKDKRGWINRGKEGQSWKSCWINHGGQTVCSNGVHKWRGCMGTHTDTKTAAGASAGSAKFPAAIDAYCGSEVMPLSTNFTAMKTKINSLTTGGTTYLAGGLAWGWRTLDKSAPYTEAAASTDPNLMSAMVFMTDGANNRSRGDSYWSSSGVKHNRGSDGGKAGLDLTKELCKNIKASGVKVYVVAYKLPNAKSTADVLSECASSQDTFYEPESAAELIDTFKGIARNLNEARLVYYNGDS
- a CDS encoding TadE/TadG family type IV pilus assembly protein, whose translation is MFNRPTLRSFARDVKGNMAMMTALMMGVVILGVGAALDYTLMNNQSSDLQNMADAAVLAAARSGEDDPAKLQKIAQAVVNSHNVDGPKLTVKARLDGDIVVVDITSEHELLIPGMGDEPKRVSVTSASPRPSTTPINLALVLDTTDSMHGANIAALKLASSALLTEMENVESETRVSIVPFSDYVNIGYKEKAKDNRHWIDRKDEGHSWKSCWDRTNWKGRTCKKVGKTTHPVYKDGKFMGNQTRDKWSCTGGSKTIERVCGTHTKKWHGCMGTRENDKRAQQADYDGVKLPVAINQTCGTPIMPLSSNFAEMRTRVQSLSTRGETYLPSGLIWGWRTLDPELPYTEAASTRDPELMTAMLFMTDGANTRSRGKSSGNSSGTDHEYKKDGGAAGLKLTKDLCEAIKDDGIHVFVVAYQMPGKNSTAQVLSDCATDSSTFFEPENAQQLVSSFRDIAKMLNQTRLIYHETDS
- a CDS encoding alpha/beta fold hydrolase is translated as MKQSLTLLLAASLLRACSPDTTLEPEPAATVETPLSFMEPDGSYDDLDSPVAPYVLAYGAGPSRLSPDGQTIATRLSLTGTRQIYVMDARADDPQATLEQVSQGSGITFFEFSPTGALIYGADNNGDERENYWLIEPTRDGWSDPRLLLPATDQGFRQFGDFTGDGGTIVYASTERNGLDYDIYTADVSTGETRRVFKGQFGNYVQAVAPDGSTAIISEAVGQDSDKLFVLDLETGERTVLSAPSPRANHTDAGVTYTRSRALILATNRHHEFSALERIGLSGEYEQRLRRSVDIDQVGVCGEQILFTENRDGFSSLFTAPLRRGPGTPVNGLPKGVYAIDCIDGTGLIRISGADTPGDLYSVDLETLKARRVFASNYDGLEPRDLIQPKSVHMPARDGVDLQGLLYLPDGVSNPPVLFMVHGGPTAQARPNWNGTVQYLLSRGIAVFRPNVRGSTGFGRTYVTLDDRRKRLNSVRDLVDMLDWLESDGRVDTSRAAVQGGSYGGYMVNAVLVDYPDAFDAGVSLFGVGDWVTALEIASPGLKASDRIEYGDITNPQWRDFYTEISPIAKADQIRVPVLYSHGAMDPRIDLHETEVMVRALRDNGIRADYVRFADEGHGWRKLRNRLYYARVQADFIEDVLGD
- a CDS encoding carbon-nitrogen hydrolase family protein, translating into MTSRPMSTRPTTTHSVTDTEILSVAVAQLSPALLDRAESTRRVIGAIGDAAAQGADLICFPESYLPGYPFWLSGGDGARFDDDRNKRLFAHYSDQSVTIEDGHLDGICEALREAGMAAWLGIVERPRDRSGHSLYCSYVYIDQSGTVRSVHRKLQPTYEERLVWSPGDGHGLVVHSLGAFTTGGLNCWENWMPLPRAALYAQGEDLHVAGWPGNDRNTEDLTPVLAKEGRSFVISACAVMRREDVRDDMPDADFVRDAIGDMPANGGSCICAPDGTFLLAPWVGETGVKVVKIDAARVREARQNFDPSGHYSRPDVTQLRVDRTRQTIATFNDG